In Risungbinella massiliensis, the genomic stretch ATTGATAATATTTACGGGGTGGTCCTTCTTGAGACTCCACAAGGTATGTGGTGAAATATCCTTCTTTGGTTAACCGACGCAACAAAGGATAAATTGTTCCTTCTGCGATTAAAAATTTTTCAGAAATCTTATCGACCAATTCATACCCATAACGATCCTTTTTTAGTGTAAGAACTAATACACATAAGGTAAGGACCCCTTTTTTAAACTGAACATTCACGCGATCACCTATCTTCCAGGTACTAAT encodes the following:
- a CDS encoding PadR family transcriptional regulator, which encodes MNVQFKKGVLTLCVLVLTLKKDRYGYELVDKISEKFLIAEGTIYPLLRRLTKEGYFTTYLVESQEGPPRKYYQLTEDGKKYVMDLVSEWKSFATGVNQLIEEGLIDDKG